From the genome of Triticum aestivum cultivar Chinese Spring chromosome 3B, IWGSC CS RefSeq v2.1, whole genome shotgun sequence, one region includes:
- the LOC123066244 gene encoding uncharacterized protein gives MHAILLTIRPAHPLTVSTRSTSTSGMAASKGARKSLVSRTLERCRSGLNSGGKSSAAVAPGCFSVYVGPERERFVVRADRANHPLFRRLLDDAEQEYGYAAQGPLALPCSVDAFLDVLWHMDHDVQDDDDGEAAVAPSTPICGLQGAGSGNIKVRPAGYRVLSPAKSTPASFFFSQTAAGGRR, from the coding sequence ATGCATGCCATCTTGCTTACAATCCGGCCGGCGCATCCGCTCACCGTCTCGACTCGGTCGACGTCCACCAGCGGCATGGCGGCGAGCAAGGGAGCAAGGAAGAGCCTGGTGTCGAGGACCCTGGAGCGGTGCAGGTCCGGGCTGAACAGCGGCGGCaagtcgtcggcggcggtggcgccggGGTGCTTCTCGGTGTACGTGGGCCCGGAGCGGGAGCGGTTCGTGGTGCGCGCCGACCGCGCCAACCACCCGCTCTTCCGCCGCCTCCTCGACGACGCAGAGCAGGAGTACGGCTACGCGGCGCAGGGGCCGCTCGCGCTGCCCTGCTCCGTCGACGCCTTCCTCGACGTGCTCTGGCACATGGACCACGACGTCCAGGACGACGACGATGGCGAGGCCGCCGTGGCCCCGTCGACGCCCATATGCGGCCTGCAGGGCGCCGGCAGCGGGAACATCAAGGTCCGGCCGGCGGGGTACCGGGTGCTCAGCCCGGCCAAGTCCACGCCggcttccttcttcttctcgcagACGGCGGCTGGCGGTAGGAGGTGA